The Grus americana isolate bGruAme1 chromosome 8, bGruAme1.mat, whole genome shotgun sequence genome includes a region encoding these proteins:
- the LOC129209439 gene encoding dimethylaniline monooxygenase [N-oxide-forming] 4-like isoform X2, whose product MGRRDQCFANPWDILFPVADTTAHCPLWDSMVRRVAVIGAGVGGLASIKCCLDEGLEPTCFERSEDIGGIWRYTDSTDGGRISVYRSVITNTSKEMSCFSDFPCPEDFPSFLPHSLLLEYFRMYARHFDLLRHIRFKTTALSVKKRPDFTTSGQWEVVTETDGIQESHVFDAVMVCTGHYQEPHLPLASFPGIETRFKGQYLHSQEYKDVEAFRGKRVLVVGIGNTGGDLSVELSRVAAKVFLSARRSTWVFSRVSDHGFPFDMVNTTRFNHFLDWLLPSALMKRISSNFKVIINEELPFCLLSGTIVLKPTVKEFTESSAVFEDGTTEENIDVVLFATGYIFSFPFLEESVRSLFDDNRSLYKRIFPPQLEKPTLAIIGLVQLTGSVMVGAEMQARWVTGIFAGWNKLPPTSRMMADVLKKKPPVKRNPSERENLKISFISYTDEIASCASVKPSVLRLLLTDPRLALAVFFGPCTPYQYRLVGRGKWSGARDAILTQWQRTLKPLRTRVVDDSSDGSDGWRWMCLLAVPVALAAGFLLSKYPQLGWRPRAGPQL is encoded by the exons atgggaaggagggaCCAGTGTTTTGCTAATCCCTGggatattttatttccagttgcTGACACGACGGCACATTGCCCGCTGTGGGACAGCATGGTGCGGCGCGTAGCGGTTATCGGGGCCGGGGTCGGCGGGTTGGCCTCCATCAAGTGCTGTCTGGACGAGGGGCTGGAGCCCACCTGCTTCGAGAGGAGCGAGGACATTGGGGGGATCTGGCGCTACACG GACTCCACAGATGGTGGGAGGATCAGTGTGTACCGCTCAGTCATCACCAACACCTCCAAGGAGATGTCCTGCTTCAGCGACTTTCCCTGCCCAGAGGATTTTCCCAGTTTCCTaccccacagcctcctcctggaGTACTTTCGGATGTACGCCCGGCACTTTGACCTCCTGCGGCACATACGCTTCAAG ACAACCGCTCTCAGCGTGAAGAAGCGCCCGGATTTCACCACCTCAGGCCAGTGGGAGGTGGTGACCGAGACCGACGGCATCCAGGAGTCGCATGTCTTCGATGCTGTCATGGTTTGCACCGGCCATTACCAGGAGCCCCACTTACCATTGGCTTCTTTCCCAG GTATTGAGACCCGCTTCAAAGGCCAGTACCTCCACAGCCAGGAGTACAAAGACGTGGAGGCTTTCCGGGGAAAGAGGGTCCTCGTGGTTGGCATCGGCAACACCGGCGGCGACCTCTCTGTGGAGCTGAGCCGTGTGGCTGCGAAG GTGTTCCTCAGTGCCAGGAGGAGCACGTGGGTGTTCAGCCGGGTCTCAGACCACGGCTTCCCCTTCGACATGGTCAACACCACCCGCTTCAACCACTTTCTCGACTGGCTTCTCCCATCAGCCCTCATGAAGAGAATCAG CTCCAACTTTAAGGTAATTATCAATGAAGAGCTGCCATTCTGCCTCCTCTCTGGGACCATTGTGTTGAAGCCAACTGTGAAGGAGTTCACCGAAAGCTCTGCTGTTTTTGAAGACGGGACAACCGAAGAAAACATCGACGTGGTGCTTTTTGCCACGGGTTACATCTTCTCGTTTCCCTTCCTCGAAGAGTCGGTTCGCAGCCTCTTTGATGATAACCGTTCCCTCTATAAACGcatcttccctccccagctggaAAAGCCAACGCTGGCCATCATCGGCTTAGTCCAGCTGACCGGCTCTGTGATGGTGGGAGCAGAAATGCAGGCTCGCTGGGTGACAGGGATCTTTGCAG GCTGGAACAAGCTCCCTCCCACCAGCAGGATGATGGCTGACGTTTTGAAGAAGAAGCCGCCGGTCAAAAG GAATCCATCCGAGAGGGAGAACTTGAAGATAAGTTTTATCAGCTATACCGATGAAATTGCTTCATGTGCCAGCGTAAAGCCTAGCGTGCTGAGGCTGCTCCTGACGGACCCCCGCCTGGCCCTGGCCGTCTTCTTTGGCCCCTGCACACCCTACCAGTACCGACTGGTGGGACGGGGGAAGTGGAGCGGGGCCAGGGATGCCATCCTGACTCAGTGGCAGCGGACGCTGAAGCCCTTGAGAACTCGGGTGGTGGATGACTCCTCTGACGGCTCCGACGGCTGGCGCTGGATGTGCCTCCTGGCCGTGCCGGTGGCTCTCGCAGCTGGTTTCCTCCTTTCTAAGTACCCCCAGCTAGGCTGGAGACCCCGGGCGGGTCCCCAGCTGTAG
- the LOC129209439 gene encoding dimethylaniline monooxygenase [N-oxide-forming] 4-like isoform X1, whose product MGRRDQCFANPWDILFPVADTTAHCPLWDSMVRRVAVIGAGVGGLASIKCCLDEGLEPTCFERSEDIGGIWRYTDSTDGGRISVYRSVITNTSKEMSCFSDFPCPEDFPSFLPHSLLLEYFRMYARHFDLLRHIRFKTTALSVKKRPDFTTSGQWEVVTETDGIQESHVFDAVMVCTGHYQEPHLPLASFPGIETRFKGQYLHSQEYKDVEAFRGKRVLVVGIGNTGGDLSVELSRVAAKVFLSARRSTWVFSRVSDHGFPFDMVNTTRFNHFLDWLLPSALMKRIRFRKFNSWFNHANYGLASTKSSNFKVIINEELPFCLLSGTIVLKPTVKEFTESSAVFEDGTTEENIDVVLFATGYIFSFPFLEESVRSLFDDNRSLYKRIFPPQLEKPTLAIIGLVQLTGSVMVGAEMQARWVTGIFAGWNKLPPTSRMMADVLKKKPPVKRNPSERENLKISFISYTDEIASCASVKPSVLRLLLTDPRLALAVFFGPCTPYQYRLVGRGKWSGARDAILTQWQRTLKPLRTRVVDDSSDGSDGWRWMCLLAVPVALAAGFLLSKYPQLGWRPRAGPQL is encoded by the exons atgggaaggagggaCCAGTGTTTTGCTAATCCCTGggatattttatttccagttgcTGACACGACGGCACATTGCCCGCTGTGGGACAGCATGGTGCGGCGCGTAGCGGTTATCGGGGCCGGGGTCGGCGGGTTGGCCTCCATCAAGTGCTGTCTGGACGAGGGGCTGGAGCCCACCTGCTTCGAGAGGAGCGAGGACATTGGGGGGATCTGGCGCTACACG GACTCCACAGATGGTGGGAGGATCAGTGTGTACCGCTCAGTCATCACCAACACCTCCAAGGAGATGTCCTGCTTCAGCGACTTTCCCTGCCCAGAGGATTTTCCCAGTTTCCTaccccacagcctcctcctggaGTACTTTCGGATGTACGCCCGGCACTTTGACCTCCTGCGGCACATACGCTTCAAG ACAACCGCTCTCAGCGTGAAGAAGCGCCCGGATTTCACCACCTCAGGCCAGTGGGAGGTGGTGACCGAGACCGACGGCATCCAGGAGTCGCATGTCTTCGATGCTGTCATGGTTTGCACCGGCCATTACCAGGAGCCCCACTTACCATTGGCTTCTTTCCCAG GTATTGAGACCCGCTTCAAAGGCCAGTACCTCCACAGCCAGGAGTACAAAGACGTGGAGGCTTTCCGGGGAAAGAGGGTCCTCGTGGTTGGCATCGGCAACACCGGCGGCGACCTCTCTGTGGAGCTGAGCCGTGTGGCTGCGAAG GTGTTCCTCAGTGCCAGGAGGAGCACGTGGGTGTTCAGCCGGGTCTCAGACCACGGCTTCCCCTTCGACATGGTCAACACCACCCGCTTCAACCACTTTCTCGACTGGCTTCTCCCATCAGCCCTCATGAAGAGAATCAGGTTTCGGAAGTTCAATTCGTGGTTTAACCATGCGAACTATGGCTTGGCTTCCACCAAAAG CTCCAACTTTAAGGTAATTATCAATGAAGAGCTGCCATTCTGCCTCCTCTCTGGGACCATTGTGTTGAAGCCAACTGTGAAGGAGTTCACCGAAAGCTCTGCTGTTTTTGAAGACGGGACAACCGAAGAAAACATCGACGTGGTGCTTTTTGCCACGGGTTACATCTTCTCGTTTCCCTTCCTCGAAGAGTCGGTTCGCAGCCTCTTTGATGATAACCGTTCCCTCTATAAACGcatcttccctccccagctggaAAAGCCAACGCTGGCCATCATCGGCTTAGTCCAGCTGACCGGCTCTGTGATGGTGGGAGCAGAAATGCAGGCTCGCTGGGTGACAGGGATCTTTGCAG GCTGGAACAAGCTCCCTCCCACCAGCAGGATGATGGCTGACGTTTTGAAGAAGAAGCCGCCGGTCAAAAG GAATCCATCCGAGAGGGAGAACTTGAAGATAAGTTTTATCAGCTATACCGATGAAATTGCTTCATGTGCCAGCGTAAAGCCTAGCGTGCTGAGGCTGCTCCTGACGGACCCCCGCCTGGCCCTGGCCGTCTTCTTTGGCCCCTGCACACCCTACCAGTACCGACTGGTGGGACGGGGGAAGTGGAGCGGGGCCAGGGATGCCATCCTGACTCAGTGGCAGCGGACGCTGAAGCCCTTGAGAACTCGGGTGGTGGATGACTCCTCTGACGGCTCCGACGGCTGGCGCTGGATGTGCCTCCTGGCCGTGCCGGTGGCTCTCGCAGCTGGTTTCCTCCTTTCTAAGTACCCCCAGCTAGGCTGGAGACCCCGGGCGGGTCCCCAGCTGTAG
- the LOC129209439 gene encoding dimethylaniline monooxygenase [N-oxide-forming] 2-like isoform X4 produces the protein MGRRDQCFANPWDILFPVADTTAHCPLWDSMVRRVAVIGAGVGGLASIKCCLDEGLEPTCFERSEDIGGIWRYTDSTDGGRISVYRSVITNTSKEMSCFSDFPCPEDFPSFLPHSLLLEYFRMYARHFDLLRHIRFKTTALSVKKRPDFTTSGQWEVVTETDGIQESHVFDAVMVCTGHYQEPHLPLASFPGIETRFKGQYLHSQEYKDVEAFRGKRVLVVGIGNTGGDLSVELSRVAAKVFLSARRSTWVFSRVSDHGFPFDMVNTTRFNHFLDWLLPSALMKRIRFRKFNSWFNHANYGLASTKRC, from the exons atgggaaggagggaCCAGTGTTTTGCTAATCCCTGggatattttatttccagttgcTGACACGACGGCACATTGCCCGCTGTGGGACAGCATGGTGCGGCGCGTAGCGGTTATCGGGGCCGGGGTCGGCGGGTTGGCCTCCATCAAGTGCTGTCTGGACGAGGGGCTGGAGCCCACCTGCTTCGAGAGGAGCGAGGACATTGGGGGGATCTGGCGCTACACG GACTCCACAGATGGTGGGAGGATCAGTGTGTACCGCTCAGTCATCACCAACACCTCCAAGGAGATGTCCTGCTTCAGCGACTTTCCCTGCCCAGAGGATTTTCCCAGTTTCCTaccccacagcctcctcctggaGTACTTTCGGATGTACGCCCGGCACTTTGACCTCCTGCGGCACATACGCTTCAAG ACAACCGCTCTCAGCGTGAAGAAGCGCCCGGATTTCACCACCTCAGGCCAGTGGGAGGTGGTGACCGAGACCGACGGCATCCAGGAGTCGCATGTCTTCGATGCTGTCATGGTTTGCACCGGCCATTACCAGGAGCCCCACTTACCATTGGCTTCTTTCCCAG GTATTGAGACCCGCTTCAAAGGCCAGTACCTCCACAGCCAGGAGTACAAAGACGTGGAGGCTTTCCGGGGAAAGAGGGTCCTCGTGGTTGGCATCGGCAACACCGGCGGCGACCTCTCTGTGGAGCTGAGCCGTGTGGCTGCGAAG GTGTTCCTCAGTGCCAGGAGGAGCACGTGGGTGTTCAGCCGGGTCTCAGACCACGGCTTCCCCTTCGACATGGTCAACACCACCCGCTTCAACCACTTTCTCGACTGGCTTCTCCCATCAGCCCTCATGAAGAGAATCAGGTTTCGGAAGTTCAATTCGTGGTTTAACCATGCGAACTATGGCTTGGCTTCCACCAAAAG ATGCTAA
- the LOC129209439 gene encoding dimethylaniline monooxygenase [N-oxide-forming] 4-like isoform X3 encodes MVRRVAVIGAGVGGLASIKCCLDEGLEPTCFERSEDIGGIWRYTDSTDGGRISVYRSVITNTSKEMSCFSDFPCPEDFPSFLPHSLLLEYFRMYARHFDLLRHIRFKTTALSVKKRPDFTTSGQWEVVTETDGIQESHVFDAVMVCTGHYQEPHLPLASFPGIETRFKGQYLHSQEYKDVEAFRGKRVLVVGIGNTGGDLSVELSRVAAKVFLSARRSTWVFSRVSDHGFPFDMVNTTRFNHFLDWLLPSALMKRIRFRKFNSWFNHANYGLASTKSSNFKVIINEELPFCLLSGTIVLKPTVKEFTESSAVFEDGTTEENIDVVLFATGYIFSFPFLEESVRSLFDDNRSLYKRIFPPQLEKPTLAIIGLVQLTGSVMVGAEMQARWVTGIFAGWNKLPPTSRMMADVLKKKPPVKRNPSERENLKISFISYTDEIASCASVKPSVLRLLLTDPRLALAVFFGPCTPYQYRLVGRGKWSGARDAILTQWQRTLKPLRTRVVDDSSDGSDGWRWMCLLAVPVALAAGFLLSKYPQLGWRPRAGPQL; translated from the exons ATGGTGCGGCGCGTAGCGGTTATCGGGGCCGGGGTCGGCGGGTTGGCCTCCATCAAGTGCTGTCTGGACGAGGGGCTGGAGCCCACCTGCTTCGAGAGGAGCGAGGACATTGGGGGGATCTGGCGCTACACG GACTCCACAGATGGTGGGAGGATCAGTGTGTACCGCTCAGTCATCACCAACACCTCCAAGGAGATGTCCTGCTTCAGCGACTTTCCCTGCCCAGAGGATTTTCCCAGTTTCCTaccccacagcctcctcctggaGTACTTTCGGATGTACGCCCGGCACTTTGACCTCCTGCGGCACATACGCTTCAAG ACAACCGCTCTCAGCGTGAAGAAGCGCCCGGATTTCACCACCTCAGGCCAGTGGGAGGTGGTGACCGAGACCGACGGCATCCAGGAGTCGCATGTCTTCGATGCTGTCATGGTTTGCACCGGCCATTACCAGGAGCCCCACTTACCATTGGCTTCTTTCCCAG GTATTGAGACCCGCTTCAAAGGCCAGTACCTCCACAGCCAGGAGTACAAAGACGTGGAGGCTTTCCGGGGAAAGAGGGTCCTCGTGGTTGGCATCGGCAACACCGGCGGCGACCTCTCTGTGGAGCTGAGCCGTGTGGCTGCGAAG GTGTTCCTCAGTGCCAGGAGGAGCACGTGGGTGTTCAGCCGGGTCTCAGACCACGGCTTCCCCTTCGACATGGTCAACACCACCCGCTTCAACCACTTTCTCGACTGGCTTCTCCCATCAGCCCTCATGAAGAGAATCAGGTTTCGGAAGTTCAATTCGTGGTTTAACCATGCGAACTATGGCTTGGCTTCCACCAAAAG CTCCAACTTTAAGGTAATTATCAATGAAGAGCTGCCATTCTGCCTCCTCTCTGGGACCATTGTGTTGAAGCCAACTGTGAAGGAGTTCACCGAAAGCTCTGCTGTTTTTGAAGACGGGACAACCGAAGAAAACATCGACGTGGTGCTTTTTGCCACGGGTTACATCTTCTCGTTTCCCTTCCTCGAAGAGTCGGTTCGCAGCCTCTTTGATGATAACCGTTCCCTCTATAAACGcatcttccctccccagctggaAAAGCCAACGCTGGCCATCATCGGCTTAGTCCAGCTGACCGGCTCTGTGATGGTGGGAGCAGAAATGCAGGCTCGCTGGGTGACAGGGATCTTTGCAG GCTGGAACAAGCTCCCTCCCACCAGCAGGATGATGGCTGACGTTTTGAAGAAGAAGCCGCCGGTCAAAAG GAATCCATCCGAGAGGGAGAACTTGAAGATAAGTTTTATCAGCTATACCGATGAAATTGCTTCATGTGCCAGCGTAAAGCCTAGCGTGCTGAGGCTGCTCCTGACGGACCCCCGCCTGGCCCTGGCCGTCTTCTTTGGCCCCTGCACACCCTACCAGTACCGACTGGTGGGACGGGGGAAGTGGAGCGGGGCCAGGGATGCCATCCTGACTCAGTGGCAGCGGACGCTGAAGCCCTTGAGAACTCGGGTGGTGGATGACTCCTCTGACGGCTCCGACGGCTGGCGCTGGATGTGCCTCCTGGCCGTGCCGGTGGCTCTCGCAGCTGGTTTCCTCCTTTCTAAGTACCCCCAGCTAGGCTGGAGACCCCGGGCGGGTCCCCAGCTGTAG